A single window of Pontiella agarivorans DNA harbors:
- a CDS encoding ABC transporter permease, producing MIDAEKKAPSRPDNSYTVFHGGLVKKKTLSRRAFSFISPGFVWSLIFLVIPCLALFVVSFTTRGDYGQIEWTFTWENMKQLAGFGFFGWSADNLLIVWRSIVVAVVTTFLCVVLSYPLAFFLASRPDKTRTIWLALLLIPFWTNLVIRTYAWFLALAPNMPLAQLLQNIGAIDPGQPLYPSTFAVYLGMISMFLPFVALPLYTAVEKMDWALVEAAHDLYAGRWRVFRHAILPQTMPGLSVGITLTLVPAMGMFVVPDMLGGSRYMLIGNLIQQQFGTSRNWPLGAALSLVLMLLTLSALMASRRRELKKEA from the coding sequence ATGATTGACGCAGAAAAAAAAGCACCGTCCAGGCCGGACAACAGCTATACCGTTTTTCACGGCGGATTGGTCAAAAAGAAAACTCTCTCACGGCGCGCCTTCAGTTTTATTTCGCCCGGATTCGTCTGGTCGCTGATTTTTCTCGTGATTCCGTGTCTTGCGCTGTTTGTAGTGAGTTTTACCACGCGTGGCGACTACGGTCAGATTGAGTGGACCTTTACCTGGGAAAATATGAAGCAGCTGGCCGGCTTTGGTTTCTTCGGGTGGTCGGCGGATAATCTTCTGATTGTCTGGCGCAGTATTGTTGTGGCGGTGGTGACGACGTTTCTGTGTGTCGTACTTTCGTATCCGCTCGCCTTTTTTCTGGCGAGCCGTCCGGACAAAACGCGCACCATCTGGCTGGCGCTGCTGCTGATTCCTTTCTGGACCAACCTGGTGATCCGCACCTATGCGTGGTTTCTGGCGCTGGCCCCGAACATGCCGCTGGCCCAGCTGCTGCAGAATATCGGCGCGATCGATCCCGGCCAGCCGCTCTATCCGAGCACCTTTGCGGTGTATCTCGGTATGATCTCGATGTTTCTGCCGTTTGTGGCGCTGCCGCTCTATACGGCCGTAGAAAAAATGGACTGGGCGCTGGTTGAAGCCGCGCACGATCTCTATGCCGGCCGGTGGCGCGTTTTCCGCCATGCCATTCTGCCGCAGACGATGCCCGGCCTTTCGGTGGGCATCACGCTCACGCTCGTTCCGGCGATGGGAATGTTTGTGGTGCCGGACATGCTCGGCGGGTCGCGCTATATGCTGATCGGCAATCTGATTCAGCAGCAGTTCGGAACGTCCCGGAACTGGCCGCTCGGTGCGGCACTCAGTCTGGTGCTGATGCTGCTGACTCTCTCGGCCCTGATGGCTTCGCGCCGTCGTGAACTCAAGAAGGAGGCCTGA
- a CDS encoding ABC transporter permease, whose amino-acid sequence MNRCSTGHVINSGLIFIFLYIPLLCVAMFSFNANKFGLTWDGFTFDWYRQMFHNEVILKAAWNTLLLAVVSTIISTVLGTMLAIGMYRFPWKKKTMRKLDTLLHLPVVTPDIIFAVALVIAFSVIRHFTGLFELGMPSMIVGHVTFQISFVALVVRGRLEVIGHDVEEAAYDLYADHKRVLFKVLLPLLKPGIIAGAMLAFTLSLDDFVISFFTAGPKSTTLPLFIYSALKRGITPEIHALSTIIMVLTIVLVLVMQKFTAKNGGEIH is encoded by the coding sequence ATGAACCGCTGCTCCACAGGACATGTCATCAACTCGGGACTGATTTTTATCTTCCTCTACATTCCGCTGCTCTGCGTCGCAATGTTCTCGTTCAACGCCAATAAGTTCGGCCTGACGTGGGACGGTTTCACGTTCGACTGGTACAGACAGATGTTCCACAACGAGGTCATCCTCAAAGCCGCGTGGAATACGCTGCTGCTCGCGGTGGTTTCGACGATCATCTCCACCGTCCTCGGCACGATGCTGGCGATCGGGATGTACCGTTTTCCGTGGAAAAAGAAAACCATGCGCAAGCTCGATACACTGCTGCATCTGCCGGTGGTTACACCGGATATCATCTTTGCCGTTGCGCTTGTGATTGCCTTCAGCGTGATCCGTCATTTCACAGGATTATTTGAGCTGGGCATGCCGTCGATGATTGTCGGTCACGTTACTTTTCAGATTTCGTTTGTGGCTTTGGTGGTGCGCGGGCGGCTGGAAGTGATCGGGCACGATGTGGAAGAGGCGGCTTATGATTTGTATGCCGATCACAAGCGCGTTTTGTTCAAGGTGCTTCTGCCGCTGCTCAAACCGGGCATCATTGCGGGGGCGATGCTGGCCTTCACGCTGTCGCTCGACGACTTTGTGATCAGCTTTTTCACGGCCGGCCCCAAGTCGACCACGCTGCCGCTGTTCATCTATTCGGCGCTCAAGCGCGGCATCACGCCGGAGATCCATGCGCTCTCCACCATCATCATGGTGCTGACCATTGTGCTGGTGCTCGTCATGCAGAAGTTTACAGCTAAAAACGGCGGGGAGATTCACTGA
- a CDS encoding putrescine aminotransferase, with the protein MPRNIENAKAEVQWINNIISGKTELTQQVKEEISTKTVENFRDHINKGFLEYRKSATIAGDFAMTEWSGQGSIITDMLGREFIDMLGGYGLYSLGIRHPKVVEAVNAQLHRSPQYSQELLDPLRAQLGRVLGELTPGDIQYGFFANSGTEGVEGALKLAKLYTGKSGFISTIGSFHGKTAGSLSVMGKSVYRKPLLPLLGNVKYAPYGDADAMEIELMKAATVGDDIAGIIVEPVQGEAGAIVPPDDYWPRLREMCDRYGVLLIADEVQTGFGRVGEIFGVDCWDVAPDIMAFGKALGGGVVPCSGFMSTAKIWECMEPNPFMHTTTTGGNPIACASALAAIGVMLEEDTPKQSAEKGIYMTGKLNELKDRYPGMIKEVRGKGLLIGIEFVDGEVGYHVVAGMFKRGVLTGGTLNNAQTIRIEPALTVPYELLDKTVEIMEEAIKDQI; encoded by the coding sequence ATGCCAAGAAATATTGAAAACGCTAAAGCTGAAGTACAATGGATCAACAACATCATCTCGGGAAAAACTGAGCTGACCCAGCAGGTCAAAGAGGAGATCTCAACGAAGACCGTTGAAAACTTCCGGGACCACATCAACAAGGGCTTTCTCGAATACCGTAAATCCGCCACCATCGCCGGCGACTTCGCCATGACCGAATGGTCGGGTCAGGGCTCCATCATCACCGATATGCTCGGCCGTGAATTCATCGACATGCTCGGCGGCTACGGCCTCTACAGCCTGGGTATCCGCCATCCGAAAGTGGTGGAAGCGGTCAACGCTCAGCTGCACCGCTCTCCGCAGTATTCGCAGGAACTGCTCGACCCGCTGCGCGCCCAGCTCGGCCGGGTACTCGGCGAACTGACGCCCGGTGATATTCAGTACGGCTTCTTTGCGAACTCCGGTACCGAAGGCGTTGAAGGCGCCCTGAAACTGGCCAAGCTTTATACCGGTAAATCCGGCTTCATTTCCACCATCGGCAGCTTCCACGGTAAAACCGCCGGCTCGCTTTCGGTGATGGGTAAATCCGTCTATCGCAAGCCGTTGCTTCCACTCCTTGGAAACGTGAAATATGCGCCGTACGGCGATGCCGATGCCATGGAAATTGAACTGATGAAAGCCGCGACGGTCGGCGACGATATTGCCGGCATCATTGTTGAGCCGGTACAGGGCGAAGCCGGTGCCATTGTGCCGCCGGATGACTACTGGCCGCGTCTGCGTGAAATGTGCGACCGCTACGGCGTGCTGCTCATCGCCGATGAAGTGCAGACCGGTTTCGGCCGCGTCGGCGAAATATTCGGGGTCGACTGCTGGGACGTTGCGCCCGACATTATGGCGTTCGGCAAAGCGCTCGGCGGCGGTGTGGTTCCGTGCAGCGGCTTCATGTCCACAGCCAAGATCTGGGAATGCATGGAGCCCAACCCGTTCATGCACACCACCACCACCGGCGGCAACCCGATCGCCTGCGCCTCGGCCCTGGCCGCCATCGGCGTGATGCTCGAAGAAGATACGCCGAAACAGTCTGCTGAAAAAGGCATCTACATGACCGGAAAGCTCAATGAGCTGAAGGACAGGTATCCGGGCATGATCAAAGAAGTCCGCGGCAAAGGCCTGCTGATCGGCATTGAGTTTGTTGACGGTGAGGTGGGCTATCACGTTGTGGCCGGCATGTTCAAGCGCGGCGTCCTCACCGGCGGTACGCTCAACAATGCCCAGACCATCCGCATTGAGCCGGCGCTGACCGTGCCGTATGAGCTGCTCGATAAAACCGTCGAGATCATGGAAGAAGCCATCAAGGACCAGATCTAA
- a CDS encoding DMT family transporter, whose translation MKLGWFILFLSMLADVAASLMAKQLDGLRRPFRMAAVIGLYALTMGLFTYCMKVLPIGPAFAIWSGVGMVLISVLSMVFYRQIPDGPAIVGMSLIVLGTVVLSTMSKMQVH comes from the coding sequence ATGAAATTAGGTTGGTTCATTCTATTCCTGTCTATGCTGGCAGATGTTGCCGCCTCGCTGATGGCAAAGCAACTGGATGGTCTTCGGCGTCCGTTCCGGATGGCTGCCGTGATCGGCCTTTATGCACTTACGATGGGGCTGTTCACATACTGCATGAAGGTGCTGCCTATTGGTCCGGCATTTGCCATTTGGTCGGGCGTCGGGATGGTGCTGATTTCAGTGCTGTCCATGGTCTTCTATCGCCAGATTCCGGACGGCCCGGCCATTGTAGGAATGAGCCTGATTGTGCTCGGAACGGTGGTGCTCAGCACCATGTCGAAAATGCAAGTACACTGA
- a CDS encoding agmatine deiminase family protein, with product MFTEEKVKTPKSDGYYMPAEWHKHEACWMAWPYDKIAWRGHHREGKHSIATLANSVSEFEPVKMLVPPQAREEAERFLGKGVEIVECEIDDAWTRDTCPSFVLHKDGGLAGVNWNFNGWGDLDVANWESDKKLARRVCRQLDVPCYDAPIFNEGGAIHVDGEGTVLCTRSTILNDNRNPEHTEEEVEQILCDYLGVEKVIWLDEGYEQDETDGHIDVIACFVAPGKVMHLSTENKNDPNYSRFEQNMAYLESQTDAKDRKIEVIRMPQPSLWIEGDRRISCSYVNYYIANGAVFVPVFNDPVDELAVEIFKALYPDRKIIDMPENAANFYGGGGIHCCTQQQPAI from the coding sequence ATGTTTACAGAAGAGAAAGTAAAAACACCGAAGTCGGATGGATATTATATGCCGGCGGAATGGCATAAGCATGAAGCCTGCTGGATGGCCTGGCCGTATGACAAGATCGCCTGGCGCGGCCATCACCGTGAGGGCAAGCATTCTATTGCCACGCTGGCCAACTCCGTCAGCGAGTTTGAACCGGTTAAAATGCTCGTACCGCCGCAGGCGCGGGAGGAAGCGGAGCGCTTTCTCGGCAAGGGCGTTGAGATCGTTGAATGCGAAATTGACGACGCCTGGACGCGCGACACCTGTCCGTCGTTTGTGCTGCATAAAGACGGCGGCCTGGCTGGAGTGAACTGGAACTTTAACGGCTGGGGCGATCTCGATGTGGCGAATTGGGAGTCGGACAAAAAGCTGGCCCGGCGGGTATGCCGGCAGTTGGATGTGCCTTGCTACGATGCGCCTATTTTCAACGAAGGCGGTGCGATTCATGTGGACGGCGAAGGCACGGTGCTCTGCACCCGCTCGACCATCCTGAATGATAACCGCAACCCGGAACATACGGAAGAGGAGGTGGAACAGATTCTCTGCGATTACCTCGGCGTGGAAAAAGTGATCTGGCTCGACGAAGGGTATGAGCAGGATGAAACCGATGGACATATTGATGTGATTGCCTGTTTTGTAGCCCCCGGAAAAGTGATGCACCTCTCCACCGAAAATAAGAACGACCCCAACTACAGTCGCTTTGAGCAGAACATGGCCTACCTCGAAAGCCAGACCGATGCAAAAGACCGGAAGATTGAAGTCATCCGTATGCCGCAGCCGTCGCTATGGATTGAGGGGGACCGCCGTATCTCGTGCAGCTATGTAAATTACTACATTGCAAACGGCGCGGTCTTTGTTCCGGTGTTCAATGATCCGGTGGATGAACTTGCTGTTGAGATTTTCAAAGCGCTCTACCCGGACCGCAAAATAATCGATATGCCCGAAAATGCGGCCAATTTTTACGGCGGCGGCGGCATCCACTGCTGTACCCAGCAGCAACCCGCAATTTAA